The Pyrococcus kukulkanii genome contains a region encoding:
- a CDS encoding FAD-dependent oxidoreductase — translation MRPLDLTEKKGKRVRIFFEGRELEGYEGEKLTVSLLANGIYWLTTSTEGRKRGAFTFGPVPMVVNGVKNVDARKTKVQDGMKVERQVYGEFQEEPVGNYSGSVKEVVVDVAVIGGGPAGLGATLELQDSLMIALIEEKGWLGGDLWIRGVEVEGFGDPKRAVGDLVDKLNENVKVFLGSSALGVFEKGEYFLIPVVKSNELIEILAKRVVLATGAVESIMLFENNDMPGVFRRDFALEVMNVWEVAPGWNVAVTGSRAEEVIEELERWGIDYVHIPNVKRVEGEEKVEKVVDMNGNEYKVDALVFADGRRPDINPITQAGGRLFFRRGYFRPVIDQQHRIKHGIYVAGSAVSIKPPYANYIEGRLVGAYILKEFGFESEPCVYEEKLKEYEPEALQIPKIPFDKFNLEDVQICGCDVSLKKVDDVVRRGITDLQIIKRLTHLAMGFCQGRYCLFNGAVVVAQRTGKKLSEIDLPVARSPIKNVRMGVLARR, via the coding sequence TTGAGGCCATTAGACCTCACAGAGAAGAAAGGTAAGAGAGTCAGGATATTCTTTGAAGGAAGGGAGCTTGAGGGTTACGAAGGTGAAAAGCTCACGGTTTCCTTACTTGCCAACGGGATTTACTGGCTAACAACCAGCACTGAAGGGAGAAAAAGGGGAGCATTTACATTTGGCCCTGTTCCCATGGTAGTTAACGGTGTGAAGAACGTTGATGCTAGAAAAACAAAGGTTCAAGACGGCATGAAAGTTGAGAGGCAGGTTTATGGGGAGTTTCAAGAGGAACCAGTTGGGAACTACTCTGGGAGCGTTAAGGAAGTAGTTGTGGACGTTGCGGTTATTGGGGGAGGGCCTGCAGGCCTAGGCGCAACACTTGAGCTCCAGGATAGCTTGATGATAGCCTTAATTGAGGAAAAAGGGTGGCTCGGTGGAGATTTATGGATAAGAGGTGTGGAAGTTGAGGGTTTCGGCGACCCCAAGAGAGCCGTAGGGGATTTGGTAGATAAGCTAAACGAAAACGTGAAGGTGTTTCTGGGTAGCTCCGCCCTTGGCGTTTTTGAGAAGGGAGAGTATTTCTTAATTCCGGTTGTTAAGAGCAACGAGTTAATCGAGATCTTGGCCAAGAGAGTAGTTCTCGCAACGGGAGCCGTTGAGAGCATAATGCTCTTCGAAAACAACGATATGCCCGGAGTCTTTAGGAGAGACTTTGCATTGGAGGTAATGAACGTTTGGGAAGTTGCCCCAGGATGGAACGTAGCAGTAACTGGAAGCAGAGCAGAAGAGGTCATTGAAGAACTTGAAAGGTGGGGAATTGACTACGTCCATATTCCAAATGTCAAGAGGGTGGAGGGAGAGGAGAAAGTTGAGAAAGTTGTAGATATGAACGGCAACGAATACAAAGTTGATGCTTTAGTGTTTGCCGATGGAAGGAGGCCGGACATAAACCCGATAACTCAAGCTGGGGGTAGGCTCTTCTTCAGAAGAGGCTACTTTAGGCCGGTAATAGATCAGCAACACAGGATAAAGCACGGAATTTACGTTGCTGGAAGTGCTGTTTCAATTAAGCCACCTTACGCTAACTACATAGAGGGCAGACTTGTTGGGGCCTACATCTTGAAGGAATTTGGATTTGAGAGTGAGCCCTGTGTTTACGAAGAAAAGCTCAAGGAGTATGAGCCAGAAGCACTCCAAATTCCGAAGATACCCTTTGACAAGTTCAACCTCGAGGACGTTCAGATATGCGGTTGTGATGTTTCTCTAAAGAAGGTTGATGATGTCGTTAGAAGGGGAATAACAGATCTCCAGATAATAAAGAGACTCACTCATTTAGCCATGGGCTTCTGCCAAGGTAGGTACTGCCTATTTAATGGGGCTGTCGTCGTTGCCCAGAGAACCGGAAAGAAGTTGAGTGAGATAGATCTGCCCGTTGCTAGGTCGCCTATAAAGAATGTTAGAATGGGTGTTCTCGCTAGGAGGTGA
- a CDS encoding uracil-xanthine permease family protein, with protein sequence MVPGVRVKIDEKVEPKKAVLLGLQHVLAMFGATVTVPLVVGTAVGLSKHEIALMIQAVLLAMGIATLLQTTIGSRYPIVQGSSFAFIPGLISIGNSLGMAATQGALIVGGIIEALVGGLGIVGKVKKLFTPLVTGVTIMLIGFSLADVAVKYFFNYYADPSGASIPKATLVALITFATTVYIALKAKGALRAMPVIVGAFVGYIVSIPLGLTNFQLVHELPAVSVPKLFPWGTPVFDATAIITLLFAFMVSIIESVGDYHAISAIAEAPITNRHINRGIMSEGIACSIAGVLGACGTTSYSENIGLVALTKVASRYVVQVGGLILIVIAMFPKFAGILASMPAPVLGGLTLALYGMISVTGLRLIKEKVELDDRNTLILAAALIAGLGAPQLPPEFLEHFPRIIASILESGMAVGAITAIVLDQVLR encoded by the coding sequence ATGGTTCCAGGTGTTAGGGTTAAAATAGATGAGAAGGTTGAACCTAAAAAAGCTGTTCTCTTAGGTCTTCAGCACGTCCTTGCAATGTTCGGAGCTACAGTGACGGTACCTCTAGTCGTTGGAACTGCAGTCGGTCTTTCAAAGCACGAGATAGCTTTGATGATCCAGGCGGTTCTCTTAGCAATGGGCATTGCAACCCTGCTCCAGACCACGATAGGCTCGAGGTATCCGATAGTTCAGGGGTCGAGCTTCGCCTTCATTCCTGGGCTCATAAGCATAGGGAACAGCCTTGGGATGGCGGCAACCCAGGGGGCATTGATAGTCGGAGGAATTATCGAGGCCTTAGTTGGTGGCCTTGGTATAGTGGGGAAAGTGAAGAAGCTCTTCACACCGCTCGTTACGGGAGTTACGATAATGCTGATAGGGTTCTCCTTGGCGGATGTTGCGGTTAAGTACTTCTTCAACTACTACGCAGATCCCTCAGGGGCGAGCATCCCTAAGGCTACCTTAGTTGCCCTAATAACCTTCGCGACGACTGTTTACATAGCCTTAAAGGCTAAGGGAGCTTTAAGGGCAATGCCCGTGATAGTTGGGGCATTTGTTGGCTATATCGTAAGCATTCCACTGGGACTTACGAACTTCCAGCTAGTTCACGAGCTCCCCGCGGTGAGCGTTCCAAAGCTGTTTCCCTGGGGAACCCCGGTGTTCGATGCAACCGCAATAATAACACTGCTCTTTGCCTTCATGGTGAGCATAATAGAGAGCGTCGGTGATTACCATGCCATCTCAGCTATAGCCGAGGCACCAATAACGAATAGGCACATAAACAGGGGAATAATGAGTGAGGGAATTGCCTGTTCGATAGCTGGTGTTCTTGGAGCCTGTGGTACAACGAGCTACTCAGAGAACATTGGACTTGTGGCTTTGACTAAGGTGGCAAGCAGGTACGTGGTTCAGGTTGGGGGATTAATTTTAATCGTCATTGCGATGTTCCCCAAGTTTGCTGGGATTTTAGCATCGATGCCCGCTCCGGTATTGGGTGGATTAACGCTGGCCCTATATGGAATGATCAGCGTGACTGGCCTAAGGCTAATTAAGGAGAAGGTTGAACTTGATGACAGGAATACACTGATACTTGCCGCAGCCCTAATAGCTGGACTTGGTGCACCCCAGCTACCTCCAGAGTTCCTCGAGCACTTTCCCAGGATAATTGCGAGTATACTAGAATCCGGAATGGCAGTTGGGGCTATTACGGCGATAGTTTTAGATCAGGTGTTGAGGTGA
- a CDS encoding COG1470 family protein yields the protein MKKIFLSVVLVSLLLMNFPVLSSSDKWVVVYTGYLKPGDILSVGDYTITVRQSIYGSPYIFIKKGSEWGTFFKADFGASLEYENIRVTPGSYDSEKGLFVVVNYKVTSEEHKAKPGLYFKGFEILNVTNSTVKIKYSGKILTLLANSSARIGSYLLEFTGSTVVLYELPKVVVSTSGAELVVSFPYREITVFPGETIQLPVFVTNNGSEKVTVKAGILSAPADWDVGLYYQGVEIGSMDLEGKSTLSLELRISIPQNASGVHYIKFSINDEIFTLKVKVKEPKGVEEGVKVYTPILVQEVEAGESARFPLVISTPYDANISISLHAPTNWKAYSTYQNMRVSEVSLRKGESVVFDVVVEVPRNADLGAHEIKVGIAVEGSQGSITKDITFVINVYKTYKGQKATLKLAVVDDSGMPVPKATVKIENETYGTDINGLLEVELDPGEYKVVVAKDGFEKAEEDVKLEDGEVKELKIMIRKEAYYFVVDTESDVYPITLGSVSSPFAITIENLGRNDDEYKLGISGLPSNWNAMFTQSPESTLQLTKIKVEAGKSETIYLKVYPSLNAKPGKYNITLIVRSSSGLVKEVPIKIDLTGIYQMDVNLMNYRLTITAGEERETTINIYNFGTAPITNIRISASAPKGWEVYVEPQSIPILDPKKPTSAMIRIKVPKGTPAGDYRVRITVKSDQQEWNDSIRVVVRQKSTSAYIGIFLLILAFVGVILMIRRVGRR from the coding sequence ATGAAAAAAATCTTCCTGTCTGTTGTTCTTGTGTCCCTTTTGCTAATGAACTTCCCGGTCTTATCAAGCTCCGACAAGTGGGTCGTTGTTTATACGGGCTATTTAAAGCCGGGAGATATCCTAAGCGTTGGAGATTACACAATTACGGTGAGGCAGAGTATCTACGGCTCCCCTTATATCTTCATTAAGAAGGGCAGCGAATGGGGAACCTTCTTTAAAGCTGATTTTGGTGCAAGTCTGGAATATGAAAACATAAGGGTTACTCCAGGTAGCTATGATAGCGAAAAAGGCTTATTCGTTGTAGTTAACTATAAAGTCACCAGTGAAGAGCACAAAGCAAAGCCTGGGTTATATTTTAAGGGTTTTGAGATATTGAACGTGACGAATAGCACAGTTAAGATAAAGTACAGCGGGAAGATCCTAACTTTGTTGGCAAACTCTTCAGCTAGAATCGGCTCGTACCTTTTAGAGTTCACTGGAAGCACGGTAGTTCTATATGAGTTGCCCAAAGTTGTGGTGAGTACTAGTGGGGCTGAGCTGGTAGTCTCATTTCCCTATAGAGAAATTACGGTTTTTCCTGGGGAGACAATTCAGTTGCCTGTCTTCGTAACTAATAATGGATCCGAGAAAGTCACGGTAAAAGCGGGCATCTTAAGCGCTCCCGCTGACTGGGACGTTGGTCTCTACTATCAGGGAGTTGAAATAGGCTCAATGGACCTTGAGGGCAAATCAACTCTTTCTTTAGAATTGCGGATCTCGATACCGCAGAACGCTTCAGGAGTGCACTACATCAAGTTTTCAATAAATGACGAGATATTTACACTTAAAGTTAAGGTAAAGGAACCGAAGGGGGTAGAAGAAGGGGTAAAGGTATACACTCCAATACTCGTCCAAGAAGTTGAGGCTGGAGAATCTGCGAGGTTCCCTCTGGTTATATCGACACCCTACGATGCCAATATTTCCATATCCCTCCACGCTCCAACTAACTGGAAGGCTTACTCAACTTACCAGAATATGAGGGTATCGGAGGTTTCCCTCAGAAAGGGGGAGAGTGTTGTCTTTGATGTAGTCGTGGAAGTCCCAAGAAACGCGGATCTTGGAGCCCATGAGATAAAAGTGGGAATAGCAGTTGAGGGGTCTCAAGGGAGCATTACGAAGGACATAACGTTTGTCATTAATGTGTACAAGACTTACAAGGGTCAAAAAGCAACTCTCAAATTGGCAGTGGTTGACGATAGCGGAATGCCCGTTCCAAAGGCCACCGTTAAGATAGAAAATGAGACGTATGGGACGGACATCAACGGACTTTTAGAAGTTGAGTTGGATCCTGGGGAGTATAAGGTGGTAGTCGCTAAAGATGGCTTTGAAAAGGCTGAAGAGGATGTCAAGCTGGAAGACGGTGAGGTTAAGGAATTAAAGATAATGATAAGGAAGGAGGCCTATTACTTTGTCGTTGACACGGAATCGGATGTGTATCCAATAACACTTGGAAGTGTCTCGTCCCCCTTCGCAATTACGATAGAGAATTTGGGTAGGAACGATGACGAGTATAAGCTAGGCATATCAGGCCTTCCGAGCAATTGGAACGCAATGTTTACACAGTCACCTGAAAGTACACTTCAACTAACTAAAATAAAAGTTGAGGCTGGAAAATCAGAAACCATTTACCTTAAAGTGTACCCCTCCCTAAACGCTAAGCCTGGGAAGTATAACATCACGTTAATAGTTCGGAGTTCTAGCGGCCTAGTCAAAGAGGTGCCAATAAAAATAGATCTAACGGGAATTTATCAGATGGACGTTAACCTAATGAACTACAGGCTAACTATAACCGCAGGCGAAGAAAGGGAGACTACCATAAATATATACAACTTTGGAACGGCGCCGATAACCAACATTAGAATATCTGCTTCTGCACCAAAGGGTTGGGAAGTTTACGTTGAGCCTCAATCAATCCCGATACTAGATCCCAAGAAGCCTACGAGTGCCATGATAAGAATAAAGGTGCCGAAAGGGACTCCCGCTGGGGACTACAGAGTAAGGATAACGGTTAAGTCTGACCAGCAGGAGTGGAACGACTCAATTAGAGTTGTCGTCAGACAAAAGTCTACCTCGGCCTATATAGGTATCTTTCTCTTGATATTGGCGTTTGTGGGAGTAATATTAATGATAAGGAGGGTTGGAAGGAGATGA
- the upp gene encoding uracil phosphoribosyltransferase, whose protein sequence is MIEDKRWEKVYSFEDSPFIMEILTQLRDKNTGSIAFRKGLVKLGRYMAYEITKTMETKTVKVETPLEETEGIIVKDRRNVVIVTVLRAAIPLMEGLIKVFEHARVGIVSAVRGKAPKFEIEMDYVKIPQIKPEDTVIVADPMIATGSTLTKVLEEVKKYGEPKRTIVVGVLAAPEGITKIKSKFPDVEIFVAKIDRELDDKGYILPGLGDAGDRAFGEPLKLTTLPQVHYIE, encoded by the coding sequence ATGATTGAAGATAAGAGGTGGGAGAAGGTTTACTCCTTTGAGGATTCCCCGTTTATTATGGAAATACTGACCCAGCTTAGGGACAAGAACACTGGCAGCATAGCCTTCAGGAAGGGTCTAGTCAAGCTTGGAAGGTACATGGCCTATGAAATTACGAAGACAATGGAAACTAAGACCGTAAAAGTTGAGACCCCTCTGGAGGAGACCGAGGGAATAATAGTCAAGGATAGGAGGAACGTAGTTATAGTTACAGTTCTCAGGGCTGCAATTCCCTTAATGGAAGGGCTAATCAAAGTTTTCGAGCATGCAAGGGTTGGAATTGTATCGGCCGTAAGGGGCAAGGCTCCGAAGTTTGAAATTGAGATGGACTATGTGAAGATACCTCAGATAAAGCCTGAAGACACAGTAATAGTCGCCGATCCTATGATAGCTACTGGTTCAACTCTAACGAAAGTTCTTGAGGAGGTAAAGAAGTACGGCGAGCCAAAGAGGACTATAGTCGTTGGCGTTCTCGCGGCACCTGAGGGGATTACAAAGATAAAGAGCAAGTTCCCCGATGTAGAGATATTCGTGGCGAAGATAGATAGGGAACTAGACGACAAAGGCTACATCCTTCCAGGCCTTGGAGATGCAGGTGACAGGGCATTCGGTGAGCCTCTAAAGCTAACTACCCTCCCCCAGGTTCACTATATCGAGTGA
- a CDS encoding ABC transporter permease codes for MGVLNIAIKEFEVGIRTRRFYATIFVFFVLALVFIKVTSITSGLPLNLEEMYNTPFQALFFSSLSSAFNYAVALLAVLLGATSINQEIRDGTIKVLYSKPIYRDTIIWGKLLGGILMIAVTVGLFYIFMVGIALIFGKPVTEYDISRLLAIYPFTILYGVAFYSLGLLFSVLIKTPLNSIVAGILAFLFVAIIIPMILAPLIAFAIAGAPQFSSSEFQTINSSNGSSVEITYNPFEDREFMQWMEKYMDTYRKVMYVSLTYHFDEISGIIFGRKTTEDVLGAIGQLVSMEEGSYKLVEDRSIGEAISLVVGNIIALIVSTFMFLIPAYLKFAKIDLR; via the coding sequence ATGGGAGTACTAAACATTGCAATAAAAGAGTTTGAGGTAGGAATTAGAACGAGAAGGTTTTATGCGACAATCTTCGTGTTCTTTGTGTTGGCTCTGGTCTTCATAAAGGTAACAAGTATAACCAGTGGGTTACCCCTCAATCTAGAAGAGATGTATAATACCCCTTTCCAGGCCCTCTTCTTCTCGTCCCTTTCATCGGCGTTTAATTATGCCGTTGCACTCCTTGCAGTCCTGTTGGGGGCCACCTCAATAAATCAAGAAATTAGGGATGGAACGATAAAGGTCCTGTATTCAAAACCAATATATAGGGATACGATTATTTGGGGCAAATTGCTAGGAGGAATTTTAATGATAGCAGTGACTGTTGGTCTGTTCTATATCTTCATGGTTGGAATAGCCCTTATATTCGGAAAGCCAGTGACAGAATACGATATCTCGAGGTTACTTGCGATATATCCTTTCACAATCCTTTACGGCGTAGCTTTCTACTCTCTTGGACTGCTATTCTCGGTATTGATTAAAACCCCACTCAACAGCATAGTTGCTGGTATCTTGGCTTTCCTCTTTGTGGCGATAATAATTCCAATGATCTTAGCTCCCCTTATCGCTTTTGCCATTGCTGGGGCCCCGCAATTTTCATCCTCGGAGTTTCAAACAATAAATTCGTCAAATGGATCTTCAGTCGAGATTACTTACAATCCTTTTGAAGACAGGGAGTTTATGCAGTGGATGGAGAAGTATATGGACACTTACAGAAAGGTTATGTATGTTTCCCTTACTTACCACTTTGATGAAATCTCGGGAATAATCTTTGGAAGGAAGACAACAGAGGATGTACTCGGTGCTATAGGTCAGTTGGTAAGTATGGAGGAAGGGAGCTACAAGCTCGTGGAAGATAGGTCAATAGGGGAGGCAATAAGTTTAGTTGTTGGAAATATTATTGCTCTCATTGTCTCTACCTTCATGTTTCTTATCCCGGCTTATCTGAAATTCGCCAAGATTGATCTGAGGTGA
- a CDS encoding sodium/proline symporter: protein MNFGVLFGFLVYLVILAYIGWWANRYTRTEDQYFVGGRKVHVLAATLSDKASDFSGWLMLGYPGSAFKAGLGAFWAAIGCLYGTLADYLLIGPRLRIYAGKFRAITLPDYLEARLKDNTKLIRILSAAIILVFMTAYVAAQFTAGGKTFAEGFGVSVTTGILITVIILTAYVITGGFFAVVWTDVVQAMFMLMTLIIVPILALVEVGGLDSATAAIASVDLAKLHPFGGKTGFAALIFAIGYASWIVGYLGQPHIVTRYMSVEDPRKLRRPGIFISGIWTTIVLWGAFFAGFLGYAMVVKGLIKVDDPEKIVPALAVHFLPSWLAGFVIAGIISAVMSTADSQLLVASSAIARDIYHKVLGQELGKKQMVNISRVVVSIVALVALIFAIKGPGVIYQMVATAWGGLAVGFGPILTLSLWWKRVTKEAGIVGMAYGLVSEVLLEAKIYGWAFNPDAPGFFGTLGRIFDGVPVFFINFFITLFIIIIVSLLTKPPEDVVKLHEQLFTKVPIERTEKRAIARTMSQAENVFAFATSSGLL, encoded by the coding sequence ATGAACTTTGGCGTGCTCTTTGGGTTCTTGGTATACCTGGTAATACTAGCATATATAGGATGGTGGGCCAATAGGTACACGAGGACTGAAGATCAGTACTTCGTTGGTGGCAGGAAAGTTCATGTTCTTGCGGCAACTTTGTCGGATAAGGCAAGTGATTTTTCAGGCTGGCTAATGTTAGGTTATCCTGGGAGCGCATTTAAAGCAGGACTTGGTGCTTTCTGGGCTGCAATAGGCTGTCTCTACGGAACCTTAGCGGATTATCTGCTAATAGGTCCAAGGTTAAGGATCTATGCGGGAAAGTTCAGGGCAATAACTCTGCCCGACTACTTGGAGGCAAGGCTAAAGGACAACACAAAGCTCATTAGGATCCTAAGTGCAGCCATAATTCTAGTCTTCATGACAGCCTACGTTGCCGCCCAGTTTACCGCGGGAGGAAAGACATTTGCTGAGGGCTTTGGAGTAAGCGTTACAACTGGTATACTAATTACGGTGATAATCCTGACAGCATATGTTATCACTGGAGGTTTCTTTGCAGTAGTTTGGACCGATGTAGTTCAGGCAATGTTTATGTTAATGACGTTGATAATAGTTCCAATCTTAGCGTTAGTTGAAGTTGGCGGTCTTGATTCTGCCACTGCTGCAATAGCCTCAGTTGATCTGGCAAAACTCCATCCATTCGGTGGTAAAACAGGTTTTGCAGCCCTGATATTTGCAATAGGCTATGCTTCGTGGATAGTTGGTTACCTCGGACAGCCCCATATAGTCACAAGGTACATGAGCGTTGAGGATCCTAGGAAGCTCAGGAGGCCCGGAATATTCATTAGTGGCATCTGGACCACAATAGTTCTTTGGGGTGCTTTCTTCGCTGGCTTCCTGGGGTATGCAATGGTTGTCAAGGGTCTAATAAAAGTCGATGATCCCGAAAAGATAGTTCCAGCTTTGGCAGTTCACTTCCTACCGAGTTGGCTTGCCGGTTTCGTTATCGCGGGAATAATATCCGCGGTAATGAGTACTGCAGATTCACAGTTGTTAGTTGCATCGTCCGCAATAGCGAGGGACATCTATCACAAGGTTCTCGGTCAGGAACTTGGAAAGAAGCAAATGGTGAACATTTCAAGAGTAGTTGTAAGCATTGTTGCATTGGTAGCCTTAATATTTGCCATAAAAGGCCCAGGAGTTATTTATCAGATGGTAGCTACGGCTTGGGGAGGACTTGCTGTAGGTTTCGGCCCAATACTGACCCTTAGCCTATGGTGGAAGAGGGTAACGAAGGAGGCAGGGATAGTTGGCATGGCCTATGGTTTAGTCAGCGAAGTTCTCTTGGAGGCAAAGATCTACGGATGGGCATTCAATCCAGACGCCCCAGGGTTCTTTGGAACCCTTGGAAGGATATTTGACGGTGTCCCAGTGTTCTTTATAAACTTCTTCATTACCCTCTTCATCATAATAATAGTCAGCCTCCTCACGAAGCCTCCCGAAGATGTAGTCAAGTTACATGAGCAGCTCTTCACAAAGGTTCCAATTGAGAGGACGGAAAAGAGAGCTATTGCAAGGACAATGAGCCAGGCAGAAAACGTGTTCGCATTTGCAACTTCTTCTGGTCTTCTCTGA
- a CDS encoding ABC transporter ATP-binding protein — MNVIEIKNLTKSYGKFKAVDNLNLAVEKGIVFGFLGPNGAGKTTTILSMLGLIIPDSGEIRILGHDIFREPIKAKERLGFLPENATIYEELTAWRNLDFFASFYNMSKAEKEKRIEELLKLVGLWDARYRKVKTFSKGMKQRLLLAQALINDPELLILDEPTSGLDPEGAHLVKSIIREQRKAGKTIFFSSHILSEVEELADKVGIIVKGKLRTVGTLDEIKKQFMELEGYEIKIETKQALPEIEHPEIIRIEKLADNRAIIFAKSDIREEISEMLSSKGITILSLEIEEPSLEDVFLRTIYRRE, encoded by the coding sequence ATGAATGTTATTGAGATTAAAAACCTAACAAAAAGCTATGGGAAGTTTAAGGCTGTGGACAATCTAAATCTAGCAGTTGAAAAGGGCATAGTTTTTGGATTTTTGGGGCCAAATGGTGCTGGGAAAACCACGACCATATTAAGCATGCTTGGCCTAATAATCCCGGACAGTGGGGAGATAAGGATCCTGGGACATGACATATTTAGGGAGCCAATAAAGGCTAAGGAGAGGCTCGGATTTCTACCAGAAAACGCCACAATATATGAAGAGCTAACGGCGTGGAGAAACCTTGACTTCTTTGCAAGCTTCTACAATATGTCGAAGGCAGAAAAAGAGAAGAGAATCGAAGAGTTGCTCAAACTTGTCGGCCTTTGGGATGCAAGGTACAGGAAGGTAAAAACATTTTCTAAAGGAATGAAGCAGAGGCTTTTGTTGGCTCAAGCATTGATAAATGATCCCGAGCTCCTAATACTTGATGAACCAACGAGCGGTCTTGATCCAGAGGGTGCCCATCTTGTTAAAAGCATAATTAGGGAGCAGAGGAAGGCTGGCAAGACAATATTCTTCTCGTCCCACATACTAAGCGAGGTCGAAGAATTAGCAGATAAAGTGGGCATTATAGTAAAAGGAAAACTGAGAACCGTCGGAACGCTTGATGAGATAAAGAAGCAGTTCATGGAACTTGAGGGTTACGAAATAAAGATAGAAACTAAACAGGCTCTCCCCGAAATTGAGCATCCTGAAATAATAAGGATCGAGAAACTAGCCGACAATAGGGCGATAATATTTGCAAAGAGCGATATAAGGGAGGAGATAAGTGAAATGCTGTCCTCCAAGGGAATTACGATACTTAGCTTAGAAATTGAAGAGCCCAGCTTGGAGGATGTGTTTCTTAGGACAATTTATAGGAGGGAGTGA
- a CDS encoding NAD(P)/FAD-dependent oxidoreductase — protein sequence MLPERAEIVVIGGGIVGVTIAHELARRGEDVVVLEKRFIGSGSTFRCGTGIRQQFNDEANVKVMKRSVELWKKYSEEYNFSFEQTGYLFLLYDDKEVEEFKRNIKIQNKFGVPTRLITPEEAKEIVPLLDISEVIAASWNPTDGKADPFASTTAFALKAKEYGAKLLEYTEVKGFIIEDGEIKGIKTNRGVIKTGIVVNATNAWAKLINAMAGIKVHIPIEPYKHQAVITQPIKRGTIRPMIISFKYGHAYLTQTSHGGIIGGVGYEIGPTYDLTPTYEFLREVSYYFTKIIPALKDLLILRTWAGYYAKTPDSNPAIGKINELSDYYIAAGFSGHGFMMAPAVAEMVADLITKGKTDLPVDWYDPYRFERGELRSTALQMG from the coding sequence ATGCTACCCGAAAGGGCTGAGATCGTTGTTATTGGTGGGGGAATAGTGGGAGTTACCATAGCCCATGAGCTCGCGAGGAGGGGAGAGGATGTTGTAGTTTTGGAGAAGAGGTTCATAGGTTCTGGCTCAACTTTTCGTTGTGGGACCGGAATTAGGCAACAGTTCAATGATGAGGCGAACGTTAAAGTAATGAAACGATCTGTCGAGCTTTGGAAGAAGTACAGCGAAGAATATAACTTTTCATTTGAGCAGACAGGCTATCTCTTTCTTCTGTATGATGACAAGGAAGTTGAGGAGTTTAAGCGGAACATAAAAATCCAGAACAAGTTTGGTGTGCCGACGAGGCTTATAACACCTGAGGAAGCTAAAGAGATCGTGCCTCTACTAGATATAAGTGAAGTAATCGCCGCTTCATGGAATCCCACCGATGGGAAGGCTGACCCCTTTGCCTCGACAACTGCCTTTGCCCTAAAGGCGAAAGAGTATGGTGCTAAGCTACTGGAGTATACTGAGGTAAAGGGTTTCATAATTGAGGATGGCGAGATAAAAGGAATTAAGACCAACAGGGGTGTAATTAAGACGGGAATTGTTGTTAATGCAACGAACGCTTGGGCCAAGTTAATCAATGCAATGGCCGGAATTAAGGTGCATATTCCAATTGAGCCGTACAAGCATCAAGCCGTAATTACGCAACCAATAAAGAGGGGCACTATAAGGCCGATGATAATATCCTTCAAGTACGGCCATGCTTACCTAACTCAAACATCCCATGGCGGAATTATCGGCGGTGTGGGGTACGAGATAGGGCCAACTTATGACTTAACTCCAACATATGAATTCCTTAGGGAAGTCAGTTATTACTTCACGAAGATAATTCCAGCCTTAAAGGATCTCCTAATCTTGAGAACGTGGGCCGGCTACTACGCAAAAACCCCTGACAGCAACCCAGCGATAGGAAAGATCAATGAGCTTAGTGATTACTACATAGCGGCGGGCTTCAGTGGGCATGGCTTTATGATGGCTCCCGCAGTTGCCGAGATGGTTGCAGATCTAATTACTAAAGGCAAGACTGACCTTCCTGTTGATTGGTATGATCCCTACAGGTTTGAGAGAGGGGAACTAAGGAGTACAGCCCTACAGATGGGCTGA